In the genome of Paenibacillus pabuli, the window TGCTGATCTGCCGATACTCCGAAGCTATAAATGCAGCAGAATCCGGAGCTTCTTCGCCTCTGGAGGGAGCTTCGAACGTGAGCCCCAAAGTTGTCATGAAGTGCAGCGATCGAACCAGATGCCAAGCGATTTGTCCAAGCATTCGTCGGCCTTCGATAACCTCCTGTCCAAGAGAATCATCCGTAAGTGCATCCAGTACGGTAGCAGTTAATTCCGCCTCACTAGTCCATTCCGCAGCAAAGTCTTCAATTTTTGTAAACATTTTTTGTTCCTCCAGTCCATTATTGACTAACACTCGACAAGCATACAAAAAAAACACTGACAGTTACGGTCAGTGTTTTTGACTCAACCTGAAAAAATTTTTGAAGTAACTGATATACAACAGTTTGCCGTGTCCTCCATATCCGTCTCTACTATTCTCGCTAATAACTTACCGTTATTTATGATGCGGTTCATCGTAACATCTATAGAGCGAAATCAAGAGAATTGCCAAAAGCCTGCTACAGGGTGTTGGATCTCGGTCGCTCCTATTACGGCGAAGATATAGAGCGATCCAAAACCAAAAGGATAGTTGTAATCATGTTGAACCAACGTTTCGGGGTAACCATCTTCATCTACCTGAAATAAGAAGGAAAATGACTCCTCCCTAAGTTTCGTAAAATAATAGTCTTCATTTTGAATAAGTCTCGGGTTTCCACCTACTTTGATCAAAAATGACTGGTCTATCGATTTCTTGTCATTGCTTAGTGCCCCATCTGAAATGATGTGTTTTATAAGCCCTGGATTAGTAAACATCTCTTTAGTGCTTTCAGTTGAAATGGGATGCTCAATCACCTTAATCGAGCAATTAGGATACATATTGTTCACCAAATACTCCTCATAGTCTTCAGGGATGAAGATCGAAATCATGCTCTCCGGTTTAAAGGGATGGACAAGGGTCAAGTAAAAAACATATTTCTGGTTACCTTCATGGATGAGGTCATCTTGATCATCAAAAAAGTCAGGTGCATTTCCACCGATCCAGCCTGCCCCATGATCTTTCGATAGGTCAGATTCGGCATAATAAAGTATACTGTCTGTCCGCTCAACTAAAACTTTTGTTTTATTGTCCAAAGGCATTCTACAACTCTCCTCCAAGAAACTTAATGAGGTACCTTTAGGCCGCGCAAGGAAATCTTCCACGTTTCCACATCATATTTAAGCCACTATTATCCTATTTAAAAAATCTATTGATTCATATTCCTCAGTAACTATCTCTGTAGATCCTATATTACTTATTCTCTTCTTCTTGTAAGATGGCTGCCCCGCCTATTAAACAGGAAATCTCAATATCATCAATGTCCACCATCTTATCTTTCTCTGCATCATAGTACTCTCCAAATAAAAATAACGACTCATTTTTCCTATCCAATAAATAAGGGATAATTTTTTTACAAAATTCTGTAACACTTTTAAACATGCTCTCTGGTGTTATCCCCGATTCATCGATAACCAGCAATTCTTTGTGTTCATTACGAGCAGGGTTGCGATTTAAATGATACAGTTGAAAAAAAGTACCCTTGCGATACACTTCATAAATTGGAACTTCTATGTTGTCGATGAAATCTCCATCCGTAATACTCAAGCTAAACTTTACCGTCATCTATATTCTCCTTTCAACATGAATGCTATGTTTAGATACAAATTTTCAAGTATTTATTATAATCCTTTTTGGCACCTAGAGTCTGCGGC includes:
- a CDS encoding DinB family protein, which gives rise to MFTKIEDFAAEWTSEAELTATVLDALTDDSLGQEVIEGRRMLGQIAWHLVRSLHFMTTLGLTFEAPSRGEEAPDSAAFIASEYRQISKNLLNAVRTQWNDESLRESVMIHEEAWLNGSSLRYTIMHQAHHRGQMTVLMRQAGLRMPNVYGPTYDAWVEKGIAPLI